One window of the Granulicella arctica genome contains the following:
- a CDS encoding class I SAM-dependent methyltransferase, whose translation MRIFGTGLPLLQRIRRKIARMRQGRLETFPLYSPFVRGKRGLEIGGPSGSFEKASFCPVYEEIACLDNCDFSQSTVWAEHSESFRFHENKAPGNTLFCDGSALVEVQNATYDVLLSAHNLEHFANPVKALREWQRVLKPSGALVLVLPNYKMTFDHLRMPTKVDHMMEDFEKNTGEEDLTHLPEILDKHDLAMDPPSGTKQEFQKRSESNYLNRCLHHHVFDEHNSRELLSRVGFDVLAVELAAPFHICLLARMK comes from the coding sequence ATGCGAATATTCGGTACTGGACTGCCACTCTTACAGCGTATCCGCAGAAAAATCGCCCGCATGCGCCAAGGACGGCTTGAAACCTTTCCTTTATATTCACCCTTTGTTCGTGGAAAACGGGGTCTGGAGATCGGAGGGCCGAGTGGTTCTTTCGAGAAGGCAAGCTTTTGCCCGGTGTATGAGGAAATAGCATGTCTCGACAATTGTGATTTTTCGCAGTCGACTGTCTGGGCAGAACATAGCGAATCCTTTCGTTTCCATGAGAACAAAGCACCGGGAAATACTCTTTTCTGTGATGGGTCGGCTTTAGTGGAGGTTCAAAACGCAACTTACGATGTGCTTCTGTCAGCACACAATCTGGAACATTTTGCCAATCCGGTGAAAGCCCTAAGGGAGTGGCAAAGGGTTCTTAAGCCCTCGGGCGCCCTTGTACTTGTTCTTCCTAACTACAAGATGACCTTTGACCATTTGAGAATGCCAACGAAGGTCGATCACATGATGGAAGACTTCGAGAAGAACACTGGCGAAGAAGACCTAACCCATCTACCTGAAATCCTCGATAAGCATGACTTAGCGATGGATCCGCCTTCCGGCACAAAGCAGGAGTTCCAGAAGCGCTCTGAGAGCAATTATCTAAATCGCTGTCTGCATCATCATGTTTTTGATGAACATAACAGTCGAGAACTGTTATCTCGAGTTGGCTTTGACGTACTTGCGGTCGAACTTGCCGCACCATTCCATATCTGCCTGCTTGCACGCATGAAGTAG
- a CDS encoding class I SAM-dependent methyltransferase — protein MNVSVAGAIVIVEPEYWKSRLSGLAKSTVPVLPYSPESRQLPPRVLEVASAWKGLESVLADIIKRFDIGSKRCMEFGVEHGYSTVALSCYFDEVIGIDTFLGDRHTGDKRDLFEQTTGNLAEFDNIRLVQSNYQDWIRKDDSTYDLIHVDIIHTYTDTFACGLWSAKHSKCSLFHDTESFPAVKQAMIDIARITGKRFYNLQESFGLGILV, from the coding sequence TTGAACGTAAGCGTGGCGGGGGCAATTGTGATCGTAGAACCTGAATACTGGAAGTCACGACTAAGTGGCCTTGCAAAATCAACTGTACCTGTCCTACCCTACAGTCCCGAAAGCCGCCAATTGCCTCCTCGTGTTTTGGAGGTAGCCAGCGCATGGAAAGGACTGGAGAGTGTACTTGCGGACATTATTAAACGATTTGACATTGGTTCAAAGCGCTGTATGGAATTCGGAGTCGAACATGGCTACTCTACTGTGGCTCTCTCGTGCTACTTCGATGAAGTAATAGGCATCGATACCTTTCTCGGAGACCGACACACAGGCGATAAGCGAGACCTATTTGAACAAACAACCGGCAATCTAGCGGAGTTCGATAATATTCGACTGGTGCAAAGCAATTATCAAGATTGGATACGTAAAGACGATTCTACGTACGATCTGATCCATGTCGATATCATTCATACCTATACAGACACGTTTGCGTGCGGCCTGTGGAGCGCTAAGCACTCCAAGTGCAGTCTATTCCACGATACTGAGAGCTTTCCAGCGGTCAAACAGGCGATGATCGACATTGCGCGGATTACAGGCAAGAGGTTCTACAACCTTCAGGAAAGCTTCGGCCTCGGCATCTTGGTCTAG